From a region of the Desmodus rotundus isolate HL8 chromosome 7, HLdesRot8A.1, whole genome shotgun sequence genome:
- the CA12 gene encoding carbonic anhydrase 12 isoform X1: MPHHNPLPAVAILLLVIVKDQPSSPAPLNGPNWTYFGPDGEKSWPKNYPFCGGLMQSPIDLHSDILQYDDNLVPLKFQGYNVSAHEQFTLTNNGHSVKLRLPPSMHIQGLPSRYSATQLHLHWGNQNDPHGSEHTVGGKHFAAELHIVHYNSDLYPNASTASNKPQGLAVLAILIEMGSFNPSYDKIFSHLQDVKYKGQEVHIPGFSIEELLPERSEEYYRYQGSLTTPPCHPTVLWTVFRNPVQISQEQLLALETALYCTRENDPSPIEMVNNFRRVQKFDERLVYISFQQDEATQVRDPTYAGLSLGIILLVALAGALGICIVLAVSIWLFKKKRSSKTADSSRGVIYKPAIKKETEAHA; this comes from the exons GTCCTGATGGGGAGAAGAGCTGGCCCAAGAACTACCCATTCTGCGGGGGCCTGATGCAGTCCCCAATAGACCTGCACAGTGACATCCTCCAGTATGACGACAACCTTGTGCCCCTTAAGTTCCAAGGCTACAACGTGTCTGCCCATGAGCAATTTACGCTGACCAACAATGGCCATTCAG TGAAGCTGAGGCTGCCCCCGAGCATGCATATCCAGGGCCTCCCATCCCGCTACAGCGCCACACAGCTGCACCTGCACTGGGGGAACCAGAATGACCCCCACGGCTCcgagcacactgttggtgggaagcaCTTCGCCGCCGAG CTGCATATTGTCCATTACAACTCGGACCTGTACCCCAATGCCAGCACCGCCAGTAACAAGCCACAAGGCCTCGCTGTCCTAGCTATCCTCATAGAG ATGGGCTCCTTCAATCCATCCTATGACAAGatcttcagtcaccttcaagaTGTGAAGTACAAAG GACAAGAAGTGCACATTCCGGGTTTCAGCATTGAAGAGCTGCTTCCTGAGAGGTCTGAAGAGTATTATCGCTACCAAGGGTCCCTGACCACACCTCCTTGCCACCCCACTGTGCTCTGGACGGTTTTCAGGAACCCCGTGCAGATCTCCCAGGAGCAG CTGCTGGCTTTGGAGACAGCTCTGTACTGCACACGTGAGAACGACCCGTCCCCCATAGAAATGGTCAATAACTTCCGGCGGGTCCAGAAATTTGATGAGAGGTTGGTGTACATCTCCTTCCAACAAGATGAGGCAACTCAAG TGCGAGACCCTACCTACGCAGGACTGAGTCTGG GTATCATCCTtttggtggccctggctggtgctctTGGCATCTGCATCGTCCTGGCAGTATCCATTTGGCTTTTCAAAAAGAAGAGGAG TAGCAAAACGGCTGACAGCAGCAGGGGAGTCATTTACAAACCAGCCATCAAGAAGGAGACGGAGGCCCACGCCTGA
- the CA12 gene encoding carbonic anhydrase 12 isoform X2 encodes MPHHNPLPAVAILLLVIVKDQPSSPAPLNGPNWTYFGPDGEKSWPKNYPFCGGLMQSPIDLHSDILQYDDNLVPLKFQGYNVSAHEQFTLTNNGHSVKLRLPPSMHIQGLPSRYSATQLHLHWGNQNDPHGSEHTVGGKHFAAELHIVHYNSDLYPNASTASNKPQGLAVLAILIEMGSFNPSYDKIFSHLQDVKYKGQEVHIPGFSIEELLPERSEEYYRYQGSLTTPPCHPTVLWTVFRNPVQISQEQLLALETALYCTRENDPSPIEMVNNFRRVQKFDERLVYISFQQDEATQVRDPTYAGLSLGIILLVALAGALGICIVLAVSIWLFKKKRSKTADSSRGVIYKPAIKKETEAHA; translated from the exons GTCCTGATGGGGAGAAGAGCTGGCCCAAGAACTACCCATTCTGCGGGGGCCTGATGCAGTCCCCAATAGACCTGCACAGTGACATCCTCCAGTATGACGACAACCTTGTGCCCCTTAAGTTCCAAGGCTACAACGTGTCTGCCCATGAGCAATTTACGCTGACCAACAATGGCCATTCAG TGAAGCTGAGGCTGCCCCCGAGCATGCATATCCAGGGCCTCCCATCCCGCTACAGCGCCACACAGCTGCACCTGCACTGGGGGAACCAGAATGACCCCCACGGCTCcgagcacactgttggtgggaagcaCTTCGCCGCCGAG CTGCATATTGTCCATTACAACTCGGACCTGTACCCCAATGCCAGCACCGCCAGTAACAAGCCACAAGGCCTCGCTGTCCTAGCTATCCTCATAGAG ATGGGCTCCTTCAATCCATCCTATGACAAGatcttcagtcaccttcaagaTGTGAAGTACAAAG GACAAGAAGTGCACATTCCGGGTTTCAGCATTGAAGAGCTGCTTCCTGAGAGGTCTGAAGAGTATTATCGCTACCAAGGGTCCCTGACCACACCTCCTTGCCACCCCACTGTGCTCTGGACGGTTTTCAGGAACCCCGTGCAGATCTCCCAGGAGCAG CTGCTGGCTTTGGAGACAGCTCTGTACTGCACACGTGAGAACGACCCGTCCCCCATAGAAATGGTCAATAACTTCCGGCGGGTCCAGAAATTTGATGAGAGGTTGGTGTACATCTCCTTCCAACAAGATGAGGCAACTCAAG TGCGAGACCCTACCTACGCAGGACTGAGTCTGG GTATCATCCTtttggtggccctggctggtgctctTGGCATCTGCATCGTCCTGGCAGTATCCATTTGGCTTTTCAAAAAGAAGAGGAG CAAAACGGCTGACAGCAGCAGGGGAGTCATTTACAAACCAGCCATCAAGAAGGAGACGGAGGCCCACGCCTGA